A part of Marinomonas rhizomae genomic DNA contains:
- the era gene encoding GTPase Era, with the protein MSEAEVEVTHCGYIAIVGRPNVGKSTLLNHILGQKLSITSRKPQTTRDQILGVKTEGHVQAIYVDTPGLHLGEAKAINRIMNKTAAAALKDVDVVLFVIDADRWTEEDESVLQKVKHARCPVILVVNKVDQLDQKEDLLPRLANLSDRMNFAQIVPISALRNNNLDRLERLVESYIPEGTQFYPEDQITNRSSRFLAAEIVREKITRQLGQEVPYEVAVQIEEFVFEESAIHISALILVERNGQKRIIIGERGEKLKLIGKEARIDMENLFQHKVMLNLWIKIRSGWSDDERALASLGYQEE; encoded by the coding sequence ATGTCTGAAGCTGAAGTTGAAGTTACGCACTGTGGTTATATCGCCATTGTTGGTCGCCCAAATGTGGGTAAATCAACCTTACTTAATCACATCTTGGGTCAAAAATTATCGATTACTTCACGTAAGCCGCAGACAACCCGAGATCAGATTTTAGGCGTAAAAACAGAAGGTCATGTTCAGGCCATTTATGTTGACACACCTGGATTGCATTTAGGTGAAGCGAAAGCCATCAATCGTATTATGAATAAAACAGCCGCCGCCGCGTTGAAAGATGTTGATGTTGTGTTGTTTGTTATTGATGCGGATAGATGGACAGAGGAAGATGAGTCGGTTCTTCAAAAGGTCAAGCATGCTCGCTGCCCTGTTATTTTGGTAGTGAATAAAGTGGATCAATTGGATCAGAAAGAAGACCTTTTGCCACGCTTAGCTAATTTATCTGATCGGATGAATTTCGCTCAGATCGTACCAATATCAGCACTGCGCAATAACAACTTGGACCGTTTGGAGCGCTTAGTTGAAAGCTACATTCCAGAAGGCACACAGTTTTACCCTGAAGATCAGATAACGAACCGTAGTTCGCGTTTTTTGGCCGCGGAAATTGTTCGTGAAAAAATCACTCGTCAGCTTGGTCAAGAAGTACCTTATGAAGTGGCTGTACAGATTGAAGAATTTGTTTTTGAGGAATCTGCTATTCATATTAGTGCTTTGATTTTGGTTGAGCGAAACGGCCAAAAACGCATTATTATCGGTGAGCGTGGTGAAAAACTTAAGCTTATCGGTAAGGAAGCACGTATTGATATGGAGAACTTGTTTCAGCATAAAGTGATGTTGAACCTCTGGATTAAAATACGTTCTGGTTGGTCTGATGATGAGCGTGCGTTGGCCAGTCTAGGTTATCAGGAAGAATAA
- the recO gene encoding DNA repair protein RecO → MRVSAYVIHTRPFQDSKILLDMLTLEQGLIRGVWRLPKKEARVIPGPFLCYEMEFSGRGDLKTVKSLESIKSASSLERLPLYAALYVHELLEKLLPVNLPLPDVFELYKWLIENLHAGAPIAPLLRRFEVGLFSELGVGINMISTGRGEALEARQLYQFHYKFGLRPYYGEIPKQTPMLFVEGRVALDYHAGKWTDKQVLSLAKELHRNWLDSLLNGKPVVSRRLLPKQPFQGERHLGVPIFRAL, encoded by the coding sequence ATGCGCGTTTCTGCGTATGTTATTCATACCCGCCCTTTTCAGGACAGTAAAATCCTGCTTGATATGTTAACGCTTGAGCAGGGTTTGATTAGGGGAGTATGGCGATTACCAAAAAAAGAGGCTCGGGTCATACCTGGGCCTTTTTTATGTTATGAAATGGAGTTTTCTGGCCGTGGTGATTTAAAAACCGTAAAAAGCTTAGAGTCGATAAAGTCAGCCTCCTCTCTAGAGAGGCTGCCTCTTTACGCGGCACTTTATGTACATGAGCTGCTTGAGAAACTGCTGCCTGTTAACTTACCATTGCCAGATGTTTTTGAACTCTATAAATGGTTAATTGAAAACTTACATGCTGGTGCTCCGATCGCACCTTTGTTAAGGCGCTTTGAAGTCGGGCTTTTTTCTGAATTAGGTGTTGGTATTAATATGATATCAACCGGTCGGGGAGAGGCGCTTGAGGCGCGTCAGCTTTATCAGTTTCATTATAAGTTTGGTCTGCGGCCTTATTATGGCGAGATACCTAAACAAACACCCATGTTGTTTGTAGAAGGGCGGGTTGCACTCGATTATCACGCTGGCAAGTGGACTGATAAGCAGGTTTTGAGTCTCGCTAAAGAATTGCATCGTAATTGGCTGGATAGTTTATTGAATGGTAAGCCCGTCGTTTCCAGACGCTTATTACCGAAACAACCTTTTCAAGGGGAGCGACATTTAGGTGTGCCTATTTTTCGTGCTTTGTGA
- a CDS encoding riboflavin synthase subunit alpha, protein MFTGIVQGTATVQTASQVGRNKRLEIVFPAGVMLSQQLGASVAINGVCLTVAEMGHDVLTFDVIDTTLALTNIGLLQAGDVVNFERAAKMGDEIGGHVMSGHIMTSVTVSLIEKIEESVHIRFTTDRQDEVDARRYLFNKGYVGLNGASLTISDIGNDWLEVSLIPETLRLTTFGSLSVGDKVNLEIDAHTQATVDTVERILKERGIVLP, encoded by the coding sequence ATGTTTACGGGTATTGTTCAGGGCACGGCGACTGTCCAGACAGCGAGTCAAGTTGGGCGAAATAAGCGCCTTGAAATTGTTTTTCCTGCTGGGGTTATGTTGAGCCAGCAACTCGGCGCTAGTGTGGCGATAAATGGTGTTTGTCTTACTGTTGCGGAAATGGGACATGACGTACTGACATTTGACGTTATTGATACCACGTTAGCATTAACTAATATTGGCCTTTTACAGGCAGGCGATGTGGTTAATTTTGAACGTGCCGCAAAAATGGGCGATGAGATTGGCGGGCATGTAATGTCTGGCCATATCATGACGTCTGTTACTGTGTCCCTTATCGAAAAAATTGAAGAAAGTGTCCATATTCGTTTTACAACTGATCGCCAAGATGAAGTCGATGCCAGACGTTACCTATTCAATAAAGGTTACGTCGGCTTGAATGGAGCGAGTTTGACGATTAGTGATATTGGCAATGATTGGTTGGAGGTGTCTTTAATTCCTGAAACGCTCAGGTTGACTACCTTTGGTAGTTTGTCGGTTGGCGATAAAGTGAATCTTGAGATAGATGCGCATACGCAAGCTACTGTCGATACTGTAGAGCGCATTTTGAAGGAACGAGGCATTGTCTTACCGTAA
- the rnc gene encoding ribonuclease III, whose amino-acid sequence MSSLYQKLSRRIGYFFADLGLLELALTHRSFGGKNNERLEFLGDSILNYVIAEDLFHRFPKAKEGELSRLRASLVKGDTLAELAREFELGDYLKLGAGELKSGGFRRDSILADTVEGIIGAMYLDAGMDVCRQHILEWYKERLNATSLKIVTKDAKTRLQEFLQARKHALPQYDVVNIVGDPHDQTFYVHCHIELCEEFIEGKGNSRRIAEQNAAAKALKKLEKKDV is encoded by the coding sequence TTGAGTTCATTGTATCAGAAGCTGAGTCGGCGAATTGGTTACTTTTTTGCTGACCTTGGACTGCTTGAACTGGCGCTAACGCACCGTAGTTTTGGTGGAAAAAATAATGAGCGCCTTGAGTTTTTGGGTGACTCTATTCTTAACTATGTGATTGCGGAAGATCTTTTTCACCGTTTTCCAAAAGCCAAAGAAGGCGAATTAAGCCGCTTGAGAGCCTCGTTGGTTAAAGGTGATACTTTGGCTGAATTGGCAAGGGAGTTTGAGCTAGGTGACTATCTTAAACTGGGAGCTGGAGAGCTAAAGAGTGGTGGTTTTAGACGTGATTCTATTTTGGCAGACACAGTCGAAGGGATCATAGGCGCCATGTACCTAGATGCTGGTATGGATGTTTGTCGTCAGCATATTTTAGAGTGGTATAAAGAGCGTCTAAATGCGACATCGTTAAAAATTGTCACTAAAGATGCAAAAACTCGTCTACAAGAGTTTTTGCAGGCTCGTAAACATGCATTACCTCAATATGATGTGGTTAATATTGTAGGTGACCCTCACGATCAGACTTTTTATGTGCATTGTCATATAGAGCTTTGTGAAGAGTTCATTGAAGGTAAGGGTAATAGCCGCCGAATTGCAGAGCAAAATGCTGCTGCAAAAGCATTGAAAAAATTGGAAAAGAAAGATGTCTGA
- the acpS gene encoding holo-ACP synthase — MIIGVGTDLVEISRIAQSIERLGERFIDRILTADEKARWAQISNLEKANAYVAKRFAAKEAAVKALGTGIGSGVSFQHFNVSNLSSGQPVLIVDESITARYDFPVSWHLSLTDEKAYAQAFVILESK, encoded by the coding sequence TTGATTATTGGTGTTGGTACTGATTTAGTAGAAATATCTCGTATTGCTCAATCTATTGAGCGATTAGGTGAGCGATTCATCGATAGAATATTAACCGCCGATGAGAAAGCTCGTTGGGCACAAATTAGCAACTTAGAGAAAGCGAACGCCTATGTCGCTAAACGTTTCGCAGCAAAAGAAGCTGCAGTAAAGGCATTAGGAACGGGTATTGGGTCTGGGGTCAGCTTTCAGCATTTTAACGTTAGTAATCTGTCTTCTGGTCAGCCTGTACTTATCGTGGATGAGAGTATCACGGCTCGTTACGATTTTCCGGTATCTTGGCATTTAAGCCTGACAGACGAAAAAGCCTATGCTCAGGCTTTTGTCATTCTTGAGTCTAAATAG
- the lepB gene encoding signal peptidase I yields the protein MGFDFELILAIAFLVTGVFWVYDRIVYLPKRKAVMANMASETRAALSKDAQQRLAQTPKFVVEVKSYFIIIAVIFGLRSFVVEPFQIPSGSMLPTLKIGDFILVNKFDYGLRLPVLNTTIIPTTEPKRGDVVVFKYPLKPDLNYIKRLVGLPGDHISYHNKILTINDKQVSKELLAKLSVSLNPDQEPVELFSENLGGVQHDIYNSYRFTPHEGEWTVPAGHYFVMGDNRDNSADSRFWGFVPDENMKGRAFYVWLHWDKFFSIPSFKNNGLIE from the coding sequence ATGGGTTTTGATTTCGAATTGATACTGGCCATAGCGTTTTTGGTGACGGGTGTCTTCTGGGTTTACGACCGTATTGTGTATTTGCCAAAACGTAAAGCGGTGATGGCAAATATGGCAAGCGAAACGCGAGCGGCCTTGAGCAAAGATGCTCAGCAACGATTGGCACAGACGCCTAAGTTTGTTGTAGAAGTGAAGTCATACTTCATTATTATCGCTGTTATCTTTGGGCTTCGTTCTTTTGTTGTGGAACCTTTTCAAATTCCCTCTGGTTCTATGCTGCCAACACTTAAAATAGGCGATTTCATTCTAGTTAATAAATTTGACTACGGTCTTCGCTTGCCTGTTTTAAATACCACTATCATTCCTACTACAGAACCAAAACGTGGTGATGTAGTGGTTTTTAAGTATCCGTTAAAACCTGATTTAAACTATATTAAACGTTTAGTCGGTTTACCTGGCGATCATATTAGTTATCACAATAAGATATTGACGATAAATGATAAGCAAGTGAGTAAAGAGCTTTTAGCTAAATTGTCAGTGTCATTGAACCCGGATCAAGAGCCGGTTGAGTTGTTTAGCGAGAACTTGGGTGGCGTACAGCACGATATTTATAATAGTTATCGATTTACCCCTCATGAAGGAGAATGGACTGTTCCTGCAGGGCATTACTTTGTTATGGGTGATAATCGAGATAACAGCGCAGACAGCCGCTTCTGGGGTTTTGTCCCAGATGAAAATATGAAGGGTCGCGCCTTTTATGTGTGGCTACATTGGGATAAGTTTTTCAGTATCCCAAGCTTTAAAAATAACGGTTTGATTGAATAA
- the lepA gene encoding translation elongation factor 4, protein MSSNNLKHIRNFSIIAHIDHGKSTLADRFIQTCEGLSEREMSAQVLDSMDIERERGITIKAQSVTLDYHAKDGQVYQLNFIDTPGHVDFSYEVSRSLAACEGALLVVDAAQGVEAQSVANCYTAIEQGLEVMPVLNKIDLPQAEPERVSAEIEEIIGIDAMNAVTCSAKTGMGVDDVLERLVATIPPPEGDVDAPLQALIIDSWFDNYLGVVSLVRIKQGTLRKKDKIYIKSTKMSHPVDMAGIFTPKRKETGVLRAGEVGYVVAGIKDIHGAPVGDTITHTSTPDVPQLAGFQKVKPQVYAGVFPVSSDQYEDFRVALDKLTLNDASLFFEPESSDALGFGFRCGFLGMLHMEIIQERLEREYDLDLITTAPTVVFEVELNNGDVINVDSPSKMPDPATIKEMREPIVEANILVPQEYLGNVITLCVEKRGIQKDMLYVGRQVQLRYQLPMNEVVMDFFDKLKSCSRGFASLDYSFSHFSPAPLCRLDILINGERVDALALIMHKDNVQFRGRALCEKMKDLIPRQMFDVAIQGAVGAKVISRTTVKALRKNVIAKCYGGDVSRKKKLLQKQKEGKKRMKQVGNVEVPQSAFLAVLQLDS, encoded by the coding sequence GTGTCTTCCAATAATCTTAAGCACATACGCAATTTTAGCATTATCGCCCATATCGACCACGGAAAATCGACCTTAGCCGATCGCTTCATTCAGACTTGTGAAGGTTTGAGCGAGCGTGAGATGTCTGCTCAGGTTCTCGATTCTATGGACATCGAGCGTGAACGAGGCATTACTATCAAGGCGCAAAGCGTCACGCTGGATTACCATGCGAAAGATGGTCAAGTTTATCAATTGAACTTTATCGATACACCGGGGCATGTTGATTTCTCTTATGAGGTCTCACGTTCTCTTGCAGCCTGTGAAGGTGCATTGCTGGTGGTTGATGCGGCGCAAGGTGTTGAAGCCCAATCTGTTGCTAACTGCTATACCGCCATCGAGCAAGGTCTCGAAGTTATGCCGGTATTGAACAAAATTGACTTGCCTCAAGCTGAACCCGAACGCGTCAGTGCTGAAATTGAAGAGATCATTGGTATCGATGCAATGAATGCTGTGACCTGTTCTGCAAAAACTGGCATGGGCGTTGATGATGTTTTAGAGCGTTTAGTTGCGACCATTCCACCTCCGGAAGGCGATGTGGATGCGCCGCTTCAAGCGCTTATTATCGACTCTTGGTTTGATAATTATCTGGGTGTGGTTTCCCTTGTTCGTATTAAGCAAGGTACTTTACGCAAGAAAGATAAGATTTATATTAAATCTACTAAGATGTCTCACCCTGTTGATATGGCTGGTATTTTTACGCCAAAACGTAAAGAAACTGGCGTGTTGAGAGCGGGGGAAGTAGGTTATGTTGTTGCGGGTATTAAAGACATTCATGGTGCGCCAGTGGGTGATACCATTACCCATACGTCGACTCCTGATGTTCCTCAATTAGCGGGTTTCCAAAAAGTTAAACCGCAAGTTTATGCTGGTGTTTTTCCAGTAAGCTCGGATCAATACGAAGATTTTCGTGTCGCTTTGGATAAATTGACACTAAACGATGCGTCTTTGTTCTTTGAGCCTGAAAGTTCTGATGCACTAGGTTTTGGTTTTCGTTGTGGCTTCTTAGGGATGCTGCATATGGAAATCATTCAGGAGCGTTTAGAGCGTGAATACGATCTAGATTTGATTACCACTGCGCCAACGGTAGTGTTTGAAGTGGAGCTAAATAACGGTGACGTTATTAATGTAGATAGCCCTTCAAAAATGCCTGATCCTGCCACCATTAAAGAAATGCGTGAACCTATTGTGGAAGCCAATATTTTGGTGCCACAAGAGTACTTGGGGAACGTTATTACTCTGTGTGTTGAGAAACGTGGTATTCAGAAAGACATGTTATATGTTGGCCGACAAGTGCAGTTGCGCTATCAGCTACCAATGAACGAAGTGGTTATGGACTTCTTTGATAAATTGAAATCTTGTAGTCGCGGTTTCGCTTCTTTGGATTACAGCTTTTCTCATTTTAGCCCAGCACCCTTGTGCCGTTTGGATATATTGATTAATGGCGAGCGAGTGGATGCACTAGCACTGATTATGCACAAAGATAACGTGCAGTTCAGAGGTCGAGCTTTGTGTGAAAAAATGAAGGACTTGATTCCTCGTCAGATGTTTGACGTCGCAATCCAAGGTGCAGTTGGCGCGAAAGTGATTTCACGTACCACGGTAAAAGCGTTGCGTAAAAACGTTATTGCCAAATGTTACGGTGGCGACGTAAGCCGTAAGAAGAAACTGTTACAGAAGCAGAAAGAAGGTAAAAAACGCATGAAGCAGGTTGGTAACGTTGAAGTGCCACAGTCTGCTTTCCTTGCTGTTTTACAACTGGATAGCTAG